ACGAAGACTCGCTCGAGCCATTGGCTCACGGGTACAGACGGTGGGAGCATTGCGACCATCTTCTCGAGCGGGGTGAGTGGCTTGAACGAGGAGGTCATCGCAGCTGTGATGCTAGTCAGAATACGCATGAAGAGCCAGATGATGAGAGGGGTCATAGCTGCAGTTTCGCGGTCACTTCATGGGTGTTAGCAGGAGTGCGTCAGGCTCTTTATCAATCTGGTAGTTCGCTTCCAGGGCGTTTATCACGGGCATTGGCCAGCAGCAATCCTTATACAGAGTGGTGCCACCGATGATGATCAAGGGGAACTCACTCTTTTCGATCTGGCTGACCAGGGCATCTGGATCCCACATCCCGGCGTTATAGAGCTCACCATATTCGAAAGGCTGGTAGTACACTGCCTGGTCGGACAAGACGATCAGGTCCATGTAATCATCCGATAGCACAACGCCATCCTTCACTGCGGTCTGGACTTTCTCTTGCAGGTTGGCAGAGTTAGGTTGTTTGCCCCACAGATCGAGTGAGGTCATCCGGGCTAACCCGTAGCCGTTCGCCAGGACCCAGATCGTCTGAATGGCTACCAAACAGAAGATTGCCCATTGGACGGTCTTCTTGTGGTGGATAATCATTCCTAACCCGAGACCACACCAGATGGCACAGGCAGACATGAGCTCCAGCAGGTAATTTACATTCGAGCCTATCTTTCCGATGGTAAATGCGGAGAATAGCCCACCCAGAGTGTAGAAGAGCAACCCTGAATAAACAAATGGTTGTCGTAAGAGCCCGATCTGTTCCGTCGGTGACGGAGCGAACCGCGAGAAAATGGTCAGGATCACTAGGATAAGTGTGGCAAACAGTACGACAGGCCACAGCAAGAATAACTGTGCGCTGGTGGACAGTGTATGGGCCAGGCTATATTGATTGATATTCGACATCACAATGTTTATATAGAATCCACCCTGGGTTAGTGCATTAATCGTTCCAAAAATGGCCAGCCCAGCAGCGGACAAGGAAATGATGAACACCAAGGCTTTCTTGCGATCAATGCACCATAGCCACGCGAAACCTGCCAGTGGACCAGCCAGAAGGTAAGTCTGGCGGGTGAAGGCGGAACACAGGAAGCATAAGCCGCCGAGGATCAGGCTGGGAAGGGTAGCTTTGTAGCGGAAGAGGATCCACAGGCCGAGCAGGCTGAAAGCCAGCGCCATGAGATCCACCCGAGCCAGGGACGACCAGAAAAGTACGTACGGTTGCCCAAGGAATAATGCCGCGCTGAAAACTCCAAACCAGCGCTTGCCGGTGAGCCGGTTGGTAAACAAGCCGATGATATATCCGCTGATCAGTGCAAACATTATTGAAGTAATGCGGCCCGCCTGGAAAAGGGGAATTCGCGAAACGAAGTTAAGCACTGCCACGAAAGCAGGATAAAGTGGTGGATAATTGGAGATCACATAGGGTGGCTGGTTAAGATCAGCCTTGTACAGGGGTGAAAGATCCTGGATGCGCCTTGCTTGGTCCACCAGCGGTGCCTCACCATAATCTGCACCAAATGGAAACCGTACGGTATCGATCGACTTCCAGGCAAACAAGGCGATAACCAGGCACATGTAGACTTGGATGTATGCTTTTTCAGTTTTTACCATGTTCTTCCAATGGTCAAAGGTTGATAAAAGAATTATACATGAGGAGTTAATCCGTACAATTATTAATATTGTTAGCCTGATAGTTGCTCAGCGGGTTTTACTGTGCTATACTCGCTTACAGCCAATACGGAACCAACAGGCGATTTGAGGAGCACAATTAATGACTTTGCCAAGCAAAACTCTCGATCCAGATGAACTTTCCAGCATTGAAAAGCTCAAGCAGGAATGCCAGCTTGAGCTGGACCAGGCTCAGAAAGAACTTAAAGATATTGTCATGTTGATCGAGCAGAGTCAACTCGAGATCACCAGGATCCAACAAAGAAACGCCTCGATATCAACGCACCTTCAGCAGATCCAAACACAATTCGAATCAGCCTCTAAAGCTGATATCCGCAATGCCTATGATGCCGCCCTAGAAGCGCAGCAGCGGTTATTTGTGATGCGAGGGCAGATCGACAAGCTGCAGAGCGACCATACTCGTATCGAGCATTACGTGGGCATCCTGGAAAATATCACCCAGGTCCTCGAATCAGGCGCAGCCAACCAGAAGGGTTCCAATCCGGAACAGCAAGCACTTGGAAAAACTGTGGAGATGATCATCCAGGCTCAGGAAGCAGAACGTGGCCGGCTAGCCCGCAAGATGCACGATGGACCTGCCCAGGCGCTGTCTAATTTCATCCTACAAACCGAAATCGCCATGCGGTTGTTTGACATTGACCAGGCCAAGGCGAAGGAAGAGCTGGCGGGGGTGAAAACGACCGCCTCATCCACCTTTCAAAAGGTGCGCGATTTTATTTTTGACCTGCGTCCCATGATGCTGGATGACCTCGGCCTGGTACCTACGATCACACGGTATGTAGAAACCTTTAAGGAACAATCAGGCATCGAGGTGAGGTTGGTTACAACTGGAATGGAACAGCGCTTCGAATCTTATGTCGAGGTGATGATCTTCCGGGCGATCCAGGAATTATTGGCAAATATCGCGCTCCACAGCCAGGCGAGCCAAGTGATCCTGCAGATCGATTCTTCCACAGAAGGGATGCGGGTGAGCCTGGAGGATAATGGGAAGGGATTCGACGTGGATAAAGCCCAGGAAAAGGGTGGCATGGGCTTGAAAGTGATCCGTGATCGGGTGCAAATGCTGGGGGGATCGGTGGAAGTACACAGCACGGTGGGCCACGGTGCCCATGTATTATTCCAGATACCAGCGGTCAATGCTTCCGCCTTTGCATAAATGCAAGGAAGAATTAAGCCTAAGATATTGATTTTTTTTGAGAAATTGCATATAATGTTTCTAACTTTGGAAATAATCCAAAGTAATTTGCAGGGAAAGGAGGAAAAAGCCATGTTGTTCTCACCGAAGGAAAAGGGTCAGGGTATGGTCGAATATGCTTTGATTATTGTATTAATTGCGATTGTTGTCATTGTTGTTCTTACCCTGCTCGGTACTCAGATTTCAGCAGTCTTCAGCCAGATTTCTTCAGCGCTTGGTGCAACCGGAGGGTAACCTCATCTTCATCTCATGGACCCGCCTTGGCGGGTCCATTGCATTTAAATCTGCATCTGATTTCAGGTGTGATTTTCGCACAATGTGAGCGGTATGGTTAAGATGATCCTATCTTTCTAAGGTGGTCTAGTGGTATGAGGACTAGCCTAAGTCTCATATTGTTTAGAACAATAAAACACAATCGATTAACACATCCACCTCTAGCAGGCATTATTTCATAATCTGGCCTACATTACTTTCATATCTGTTAGGGATTATTCACCGTTTTGGTCTTGAAATTAATAATGAAATAATTTATAATTTAGTAAGATTTTGTGATTCTCAAAGGAAATTAAGGGAAAGGAGGTATAAAGCGATGTTGTTCTCACCTAAAGAAAAGGGTCAAGGTATGGTCGAATATGCATTAATTATTGTTCTAATTGCGATCGTTGTTATCGTTGTTCTTACCCTGCTCGGTACCCAGATTTCAGCAGTCTTCAGCCAGATTTCTTCAGCGCTTGGTGCAACCGGAGGGTAATTTCATCTCTCAGACTTTGGACCCGCCGAGCCGGGTCCAAATTTTTATTTAAGTCTGGCTTAAAACTTGCAGCTACAGGGTGGTAAGGTTGGTAATCATCTGTTTCAGGGGTCATAACCCCTTCGCTTGACTTCTGGCATAATGGTCGTATGATTAATTTTGCAGGCAGTTCTAGAATAACCGATCGTGGGAGGCAGAAATGCGTCGTGGAAGAATATTCCTATTATTGGCATTGATCATAGTCGTTGCCCTTGCCCTGGTATATTTCGTTTTCAGCAAGGGATTGTTAACGCCGGGTGGGGGTACCCCCCAGGGTACAAGCGAGCCGCAGTTCACCCCAACCCCAGTGAACACCACCAAGGTTGTGGTAGTCACCCAGCAGGTGCAGCGCGGTGAGATAATCACCGAAGATAAGCTGGATTACTATGATGAGCCATCTGACCTGGTCTTGCCGATCATGTACACCAATACTGCCGATGTGGTCGGGAAAATGGCCCGCTACACGCTAGATCCGTATACTGTGGTGACATCCAACCTGGTGACCGACTCACCCGTTACTGAGCAGGGCTCAGATGATGCCCTATTTATTTCTCCGGGAATGGTGGCAGTCTCGATCCCGATCACCCGCCTGTCCAGTGTATCGTATGCCCCTCAGCGTGGTGATCACGTAAACGTCATCGTTACCATGCTGTTCGTGGACCTCGATCCGGCCTGGCAGACAAAACTGCCCAATTGGACTGGGAATGTGATCGGACCTGCGGGTGGAGGTGTGTTGGAAGG
This Anaerolineales bacterium DNA region includes the following protein-coding sequences:
- a CDS encoding Flp family type IVb pilin codes for the protein MLFSPKEKGQGMVEYALIIVLIAIVVIVVLTLLGTQISAVFSQISSALGATGG
- a CDS encoding Flp family type IVb pilin, with amino-acid sequence MLFSPKEKGQGMVEYALIIVLIAIVVIVVLTLLGTQISAVFSQISSALGATGG